One Brassica napus cultivar Da-Ae chromosome C2, Da-Ae, whole genome shotgun sequence DNA window includes the following coding sequences:
- the LOC111202985 gene encoding glutamate decarboxylase 1-like, whose translation MVLSHAASNTDVSHSTFASPYVRTSLPRFKMPGNSIPNEAAYQMMHDELMLDGNSRLNLASFLTTWMEPECDKLIMASINKNYVEKHAYPITTELQNRCVNMIANLFNAPLGETETAVGVGTVGSSEAIMLAGLAFKRKWQNKRKEKGKPFDKPNIVTGANVDEVCWEKFARYFEVELKEVKLSEGYYVMDPEKAVEMVDENTICVAAILGSTLNGEFEDVKLLNDLLVLKNKETGWDTPIHVDAASGGFIAPFLYPELEWDFRLPLVKSINVSGHKYGLVYEGIGWVVWRTKEDLPEELIFHVNYLGVDQPTFTLNFSKGSSQVIAQYYQLIRLGHEGYRNVMENCRENMIVLREGLEKTEKFNIISKDEGVPLVAFSLKDSSSHTEFEISHMLRRYGWIVPAYTMPPNAQHITVLRVVIREDFSRTLAERLVIDIDKVMRELDELPSRVVHKISLGEEKSEANGDKLRVTVKKSDMEMPREIINDWKKLVSDRKKTNGIC comes from the exons ATGGTGCTCTCTCACGCCGCATCAAATACGGACGTCTCTCACTCCACATTCGCATCACCATACGTCCGAACTTCACTTCCCAG GTTCAAGATGCCGGGAAACTCAATTCCGAACGAAGCTGCGTATCAGATGATGCACGACGAGCTAATGCTTGACGGCAATTCAAGGCTGAACTTAGCCTCCTTCTTGACAACTTGGATGGAGCCTGAGTGCGATAAACTCATCATGGCATCCATTAACAAAAATTACGTCGAGAAGCACGCGTACCCTATCACCACCGAACTCCAG AACCGATGTGTGAACATGATTGCAAATCTATTCAATGCTCCGTTAGGAGAGACGGAGACAGCCGTCGGAGTAGGGACCGTTGGATCATCTGAGGCCATAATGTTGGCCGGTTTGGCCTTTAAGCGAAAATGGCAGAACAAGCGTAAAGAAAAAGGCAAACCCTTCGATAAACCAAATATTGTCACCGGAGCCAATGTTGATGAA GTGTGTTGGGAGAAATTCGCCAGGTACTTTGAGGTTGAGCTTAAAGAAGTCAAACTAAGCGAAGGATATTATGTGATGGATCCAGAGAAAGCTGTTGAGATGGTTGATGAGAACACTATATGTGTTGCGGCCATTCTTGGTTCCACTCTTAATGGAGAATTCGAAGATGTCAAACTCTTGAACGATCTCTTGGTCCTAAAGAACAAAGAAACCGG ttgGGACACACCGATCCATGTGGATGCAGCAAGTGGAGGATTCATAGCACCGTTTTTGTATCCGGAACTGGAATGGGACTTTAGGTTGCCGTTGGTGAAGAGTATAAATGTGAGTGGTCACAAGTATGGACTTGTGTACGAAGGCATTGGTTGGGTGGTGTGGAGAACCAAAGAGGATTTGCC CGAGGAACTCATCTTCCACGTCAATTATCTTGGTGTAGACCAACCCACTTTTACTCTCAATTTCTCTAAAG GTTCAAGTCAAGTCATAGCTCAATACTACCAACTTATCAGATTGGGCCACGAG GGTTATAGAAATGTAATGGAGAATTGCAGAGAGAATATGATCGTGCTAAGGGAAGGACTTGAGAAGACAGAAAAGTTCAACATCATATCAAAAGACGAGGGAGTGCCACTTGTCGCTTTTTCCTTGAAAGATAGCAGCTCTCACACTGAGTTCGAAATCTCCCACATGCTTCGCAG GTACGGATGGATAGTGCCAGCATATACAATGCCTCCAAACGCACAGCAC ATAACTGTTCTTCGAGTGGTCATCAGAGAAGATTTCTCAAGAACACTCGCAGAGAGACTTGTGATTGATATTGACAAAGTGATGCGTGAGCTCGATGAGCTTCCTTCGCGAGTAGTCCACAAAATTTCGCTAGGAGAGGAGAAGAGTGAAGCTAATGGTGATAAATTGAGAGTGACTGTGAAGAAAAGCGATATGGAGATGCCGAGAGAGATCATCAATGACTGGAAGAAGTTGGTTTCCGACAGGAAGAAGACAAATGGTATCTGTTAA
- the LOC106352438 gene encoding uncharacterized protein LOC106352438 — protein sequence MKNLAMLVAIILFSCYVTSQVTASDMESMPSLRSEKLEWWHYHSYPYFHPKPPQWTFPCAGGKAFPPLPAGYNHPFHPVPFHPPPVVAKCLSDCKDVKTCMADIQKAFFTHKPVIGSDCCASIQKMDVDCDKTVFGAYHNPFFDYFVKLHCATKAGSTPSAPSPA from the coding sequence ATGAAGAATCTCGCGATGCTTGTTGCTATTATACTCTTCTCATGCTATGTCACATCTCAAGTCACAGCAAGTGATATGGAGTCAATGCCATCACTGCGTAGCGAAAAGCTCGAATGGTGGCATTACCATTCCTACCCTTACTTTCACCCTAAGCCGCCACAGTGGACGTTCCCATGTGCTGGCGGAAAGGCCTTTCCGCCACTCCCCGCCGGATACAACCACCCTTTCCACCCTGTTCCATTCCATCCACCACCGGTAGTCGCCAAGTGCTTGTCTGATTGCAAGGATGTAAAAACATGTATGGCGGATATCCAGAAAGCTTTCTTCACCCACAAACCTGTTATTGGATCGGATTGTTGTGCTTCGATACAGAAGATGGATGTAGACTGTGACAAGACTGTTTTTGGAGCTTACCATAACCCTTTCTTTGACTACTTTGTTAAGCTACATTGCGCCACCAAAGCTGGATCTACTCCATCTGCTCCCTCGCCAGCTTAG
- the LOC125581295 gene encoding uncharacterized protein LOC125581295 — protein MGNYASSALSKTSSSSSAARVILPDGEVRHIHEPTKAAELMMEIPSFFLVDAKSLKIGRKLNPLAADDDLELKGCHVYVTFPMTRATSAANASDMTRLFLAAKKQQRRRVGNKSSRDGTAVKHCHNGRVSPDGEVGDVGVITAGSKLSLEDIEEFSAAEFMHRISISKSKKPKLETIDEESLC, from the coding sequence ATGGGAAACTATGCTTCTTCCGCTCTAAGCAAAACCTCGTCCTCTTCATCGGCGGCGAGAGTGATTCTCCCGGACGGTGAAGTCCGTCACATTCACGAACCAACTAAAGCCGCAGAGCTTATGATGGAGATTCCCAGCTTCTTCCTCGTCGACGCCAAGTCGTTAAAAATAGGACGTAAGCTCAACCCTTTAGCCGCCGATGACGATCTTGAACTCAAAGGCTGTCACGTCTACGTAACTTTCCCCATGACGCGTGCCACGTCAGCAGCTAACGCTTCGGACATGACTAGGTTATTCCTAGCCGCCAAGAAACAGCAACGCCGCCGAGTTGGTAACAAATCTTCCCGTGACGGAACAGCCGTGAAGCATTGTCACAACGGAAGGGTGTCGCCGGACGGAGAAGTGGGGGACGTTGGGGTGATAACGGCGGGATCGAAGCTGAGTTTAGAAGATATCGAAGAGTTTTCGGCGGCGGAGTTTATGCATAGGATCTCTATTTCGAAATCCAAGAAGCCAAAGTTAGAAACTATAGATGAAGAATCTTTGTGTTAA
- the LOC106445335 gene encoding homeobox-leucine zipper protein ATHB-15-like has translation MRMSMLCIWVWSFVKVLSCLIGMWREGITLRELLLLSLRPSWQLFRDELGCFVSNKGNESVLKNFWHHTDAIICCSMKAMPVFTFANQAGLDMLETTLVSLQDISLEKIFDDNGRKTLCSEFPQIMQQGFASLQGGICLSSMGRPVSYERAVAWKVLNEEENAHCICFVFINWSFV, from the exons ATGAGGATGAGCATGTTGTGCATTTGGGTATGGAGCTTTGTGAAGGTGTTGAGTTGTTTGATAGGAATGTGGCGAGAGGGCATTACACTGAGAGAGCTGCTGCTGTTGTCACTAAGACCATCATGGCAGTTGTTCAG gGATGAGCTGGGTTGCTTTGTTTCTAATAAAGGCAATGAATCTGTTCTCAAGAACTTTTGGCATCATACAGATGCTATCATCTGCTGCTCAATGAAG GCCATGCCAGTCTTCACATTTGCAAACCAGGCGGGGCTAGACATGCTTGAGACAACATTGGTTTCTCTTCAAGATATCTCTTTAGAGAAGATATTTGATGACAATGGAAGGAAGACTCTCTGCTCTGAGTTCCCACAGATCATGCAACAG ggCTTTGCGAGTCTTCAAGGTGGGATATGTCTGTCAAGCATGGGGAGACCAGTTTCATACGAGAGAGCAGTTGCTTGGAAAGTACTCAATGAAGAAGAGAATGCTCATTGTATCTGCTTTGTGTTCATCAACTGGTCCTTTGTTTGA